One Polaribacter sp. KT25b DNA segment encodes these proteins:
- a CDS encoding 4Fe-4S dicluster domain-containing protein → MKLIKQSGLIIFLAGLTFFIGILFTGSFNLTQPELDTFIQEKGYKSEVLKEELTKAIVTEENLNIFQFSSKVIGAFEASNNHYDALIAKYNAEKNWTKKGAQFKYKISGKPHSISFELAKKSGKGLAADNTGLAWFLTFGLGILGALMFIIPDVVLLGKPGIKNDGIFLSAATNRGWIGWFTFIFLVTFYILLYFYPDFIVNWVYLVDPISKSLSGNPAGQWFLYGFLYCVVMTVMAIRMYIKYRHNKYQILRTTSVLFFQIVFAFLIPEILVRFNQPWYDFKNAFPLDYDFFFKWNLEELIASGGLGLFILVWGILLTIVVVPVMVYFFGKRWYCSWVCGCGGLAETLGDPYRQNSSKTLLSWRTERIVIHSVLVFVLVMTAFALYTFFSGEYQVLGIKTQTIQDIYGFLIGSIFAGVIGTGFYPIFGNRVWCRFGCPLAAYLGFVQRFKSRFRITTNGGQCISCGNCSTYCEQGIDVRAYAQKGENIVRSSCVGCGVCSAVCPRGVLKLENGPEDGRINPTEILLGNDVDLMDLINKK, encoded by the coding sequence TTGAAACTTATAAAACAATCAGGTTTAATCATTTTTTTAGCAGGATTAACCTTCTTCATAGGCATACTTTTTACAGGTTCTTTTAATTTAACGCAACCAGAATTAGATACTTTTATCCAAGAAAAGGGATATAAAAGTGAAGTTCTAAAAGAAGAGCTAACAAAAGCAATTGTAACAGAAGAAAATTTAAATATTTTTCAATTCTCTAGTAAAGTTATTGGTGCTTTTGAAGCTTCTAATAATCATTATGATGCCTTGATTGCAAAATACAATGCAGAAAAAAATTGGACTAAAAAAGGAGCACAATTTAAATATAAAATATCTGGAAAACCACATAGTATCAGTTTTGAACTGGCAAAAAAATCTGGTAAAGGTTTAGCTGCTGATAATACAGGTTTAGCTTGGTTTTTAACTTTTGGTTTAGGCATTTTAGGAGCTTTAATGTTTATAATTCCTGATGTTGTTTTATTAGGAAAACCTGGCATTAAAAATGATGGAATTTTTCTTAGCGCAGCTACAAACCGTGGTTGGATTGGTTGGTTTACGTTTATCTTTTTAGTTACCTTTTATATTCTCCTTTATTTTTATCCAGATTTTATAGTAAACTGGGTATATTTAGTAGACCCAATTAGTAAATCTCTTAGCGGTAATCCTGCAGGTCAATGGTTTTTATACGGATTTTTATATTGTGTGGTAATGACAGTTATGGCGATAAGAATGTATATAAAATATCGACATAATAAATATCAAATTTTAAGAACAACCTCTGTATTATTTTTCCAAATTGTATTTGCTTTTTTAATTCCAGAAATATTAGTGCGTTTTAATCAACCTTGGTACGATTTTAAAAATGCATTTCCTTTAGATTATGATTTTTTCTTTAAATGGAATTTAGAAGAGTTAATTGCAAGTGGTGGTTTAGGTTTATTTATTTTAGTTTGGGGAATTCTTTTAACGATTGTAGTTGTGCCAGTAATGGTGTATTTCTTTGGTAAAAGATGGTATTGTTCTTGGGTTTGTGGTTGCGGTGGTTTAGCAGAAACTTTAGGAGATCCGTATAGACAAAATTCTAGTAAAACATTACTTTCTTGGAGAACAGAACGTATTGTAATTCATTCTGTTTTAGTTTTCGTTTTAGTGATGACAGCTTTTGCTTTGTACACTTTTTTCTCTGGCGAATACCAAGTTTTAGGTATTAAAACACAAACCATACAAGATATTTACGGTTTCTTAATCGGTTCTATTTTTGCGGGTGTAATTGGTACAGGATTTTATCCAATTTTTGGCAACAGAGTTTGGTGTCGCTTTGGTTGTCCTTTAGCGGCTTATCTAGGATTTGTTCAGCGTTTTAAATCGCGTTTTAGAATTACTACAAATGGTGGTCAATGTATTTCTTGCGGAAATTGCTCTACCTATTGTGAGCAAGGAATTGATGTTAGAGCTTATGCACAAAAAGGTGAAAACATTGTTCGTTCTAGCTGTGTAGGTTGTGGTGTTTGTTCTGCAGTTTGTCCAAGAGGAGTTTTAAAATTAGAAAATGGTCCTGAAGATGGAAGAATAAATCCGACAGAAATATTATTAGGAAATGATGTTGATTTAATGGATTTAATTAATAAAAAATAG
- a CDS encoding mannosyltransferase, producing MSFFLKNKVALVTLISTILYFIFAYFLERIEFYKLTFLWVFLFGCFYILIKKSAISFTNLVGISILFRLIFLFAMPNLSQDFYRFIWDGRMIFEGFNPYLSLPETFIQQGIYPISDASELYSGMGELNGSHYTNYPPLNQLCFFIAALFSSKSIFGSVIVLRLLIILADIGILYFGKKLLQNLNLPIKNIFWYVLNPFIIIEMTGNLHFEPVMIFFLIWGLYKLHQQKWVFSAFLIACSISVKLIPLLFLPLFYQWFVKKSIQQSKSNIITTFLAQLKSREFYKLISFYAIILSTTILFFLPFYSSELITNYTKTVGLWFRNFEYNASFYYLFREIGYLFRGWNEIGIIGKITPILTILFLLIITFFRKNKSEIQLITALLFGLCFYYFTASTVHPWYLATPIILSVFTKYKFPIVWSLVVVLSYQAYSNLPWKENLWFVTIEYITVFSFLIYEMKKVKVKNMIN from the coding sequence ATGTCTTTTTTCTTAAAAAATAAAGTTGCGTTAGTAACTTTAATAAGTACAATTCTCTATTTTATATTTGCCTATTTTTTAGAAAGAATAGAGTTTTATAAACTTACCTTCTTGTGGGTTTTCCTCTTTGGATGTTTTTATATTCTGATAAAAAAAAGCGCTATTTCATTTACTAATTTAGTAGGTATTTCTATTCTTTTTAGGTTAATTTTCTTGTTTGCAATGCCAAATTTATCTCAAGATTTTTATAGATTTATTTGGGATGGAAGAATGATTTTTGAAGGTTTTAATCCATATTTATCATTACCAGAAACCTTTATTCAACAAGGAATTTACCCAATTTCTGATGCATCAGAATTGTATAGTGGAATGGGAGAATTAAACGGAAGTCATTACACCAATTATCCGCCATTAAATCAATTATGTTTTTTTATTGCAGCTTTATTTTCTAGCAAAAGCATATTCGGTTCTGTTATTGTATTAAGGTTATTAATTATTCTTGCTGATATAGGAATTTTATACTTTGGCAAGAAACTTTTACAAAACCTAAACCTACCTATTAAAAATATTTTCTGGTATGTATTAAATCCGTTTATTATTATAGAAATGACAGGAAATTTACATTTTGAACCTGTTATGATTTTCTTTTTAATTTGGGGATTATACAAATTACATCAACAAAAATGGGTGTTTTCTGCATTTTTAATAGCTTGTTCTATTTCTGTAAAATTAATTCCGTTATTATTTTTGCCTTTGTTTTATCAGTGGTTTGTAAAAAAATCGATCCAACAATCAAAAAGTAATATCATTACTACTTTTTTAGCACAATTAAAAAGTCGTGAATTTTATAAATTAATAAGTTTTTACGCAATTATTTTATCAACTACAATACTATTTTTCCTACCTTTTTATTCATCAGAATTAATTACAAACTACACTAAAACAGTTGGTTTATGGTTTAGAAATTTTGAATATAATGCTAGTTTTTATTATCTTTTTAGAGAAATTGGCTACTTATTTAGAGGTTGGAATGAAATTGGAATTATTGGAAAAATTACGCCAATTTTAACCATTCTTTTTTTACTGATTATCACTTTTTTTAGAAAAAATAAATCTGAAATTCAATTGATAACAGCGCTTTTATTTGGTTTGTGTTTTTACTATTTTACAGCATCAACTGTACATCCTTGGTATTTAGCAACTCCAATAATTTTATCTGTTTTTACCAAATATAAATTTCCAATAGTCTGGAGTTTAGTAGTTGTTTTAAGCTATCAAGCATACAGTAATTTGCCTTGGAAAGAGAATTTATGGTTTGTTACAATTGAATATATTACTGTATTTTCCTTTTTAATTTATGAAATGAAAAAAGTTAAGGTAAAAAATATGATAAATTAA
- a CDS encoding cellulose synthase family protein: MFLEYFIIVVYSVSLLLIFMYAIAQLNLLINYLKYKNKEDKSPKFDFNNPDEIPYVTIQLPVYNELYVMKRLLKNIAKIKYPKNKLEIQVLDDSTDESVEMTAKLIKKVQDLGIDIQHIRRTNRQGFKAGALKEGLKTAKGEFIAIFDADFLPKPNWLYETVPYFKNPEIGVVQTRWSHINRNYSTLTKIQAFMLDAHFTLEQVGRNSNGHFINFNGTAGVWRKECIYDAGNWEGDTLTEDIDLSYRAQLKNWKFKYLEKVETPAELPVVISAARTQQFRWNKGGAENFQKMAKRIFTNKNISAKTKIHGLLHLLNSSMFICIFLVAILSIPMLYIKNEYAHLKNYFYIMSFFVVSSLIFFVCYWYMYKNIYGSGIKNFFRYIFAFLTFFSVAMGFSLHNTIAVLEGHFGKKSEFVRTPKFNIITLKDGWKNNKYIKKKPSIHVILEGLLALYFVFGMYSAFIVGNQGGDFGLFPFHLMLFIGFSYVFFKSIFSKA, translated from the coding sequence ATGTTTTTAGAATATTTTATTATTGTCGTCTATTCTGTATCGTTATTGCTCATTTTTATGTATGCAATTGCGCAATTAAACCTACTTATTAATTATTTAAAGTATAAAAATAAAGAAGACAAATCGCCTAAATTTGACTTCAACAATCCAGACGAAATTCCTTATGTAACAATACAACTACCTGTTTATAATGAGTTGTATGTAATGAAACGTTTGTTAAAAAATATCGCTAAAATAAAATACCCAAAAAATAAATTAGAAATTCAAGTTTTAGATGACTCTACAGATGAATCTGTAGAAATGACAGCTAAACTCATTAAAAAAGTACAAGATTTAGGTATTGACATACAACATATTAGAAGAACAAACAGACAAGGATTCAAAGCTGGTGCTTTAAAAGAAGGTTTAAAAACTGCAAAAGGTGAATTTATTGCCATTTTTGATGCAGATTTTTTACCAAAACCAAATTGGTTATATGAAACTGTTCCTTATTTTAAAAATCCAGAAATTGGTGTTGTTCAAACAAGATGGAGTCATATTAACAGAAATTACTCTACACTTACAAAAATACAAGCATTTATGCTCGATGCACATTTTACCTTAGAACAAGTAGGTAGAAATAGTAATGGGCATTTTATCAACTTTAATGGTACTGCTGGCGTTTGGCGAAAAGAATGTATTTATGATGCTGGCAATTGGGAAGGAGATACACTTACAGAAGATATAGATTTAAGCTATAGAGCGCAACTTAAAAACTGGAAATTTAAATATCTAGAAAAAGTAGAAACTCCTGCAGAACTCCCGGTAGTTATTAGTGCAGCTAGAACTCAGCAATTTAGATGGAATAAAGGTGGCGCAGAGAATTTTCAAAAAATGGCAAAACGCATTTTCACCAATAAAAATATTTCTGCTAAAACAAAAATTCATGGTTTACTACATTTATTAAACAGCTCGATGTTTATTTGTATTTTTCTCGTAGCAATTTTAAGCATACCAATGTTGTATATTAAAAATGAATATGCCCATTTAAAAAATTACTTTTATATAATGAGCTTTTTTGTAGTTAGCTCATTAATATTTTTTGTTTGCTATTGGTATATGTACAAAAATATTTATGGTAGCGGAATAAAAAATTTCTTTAGATATATATTTGCTTTTTTAACATTTTTTTCTGTAGCAATGGGCTTTTCTTTACACAATACAATTGCTGTTTTAGAAGGTCATTTTGGTAAAAAGAGTGAATTTGTTAGAACTCCAAAATTTAATATCATAACTTTAAAAGATGGATGGAAAAACAATAAATACATCAAGAAAAAACCATCTATTCATGTAATTTTAGAAGGATTATTAGCACTCTATTTTGTTTTTGGTATGTATAGTGCATTTATTGTTGGTAATCAAGGTGGAGATTTTGGGCTATTTCCTTTTCACTTAATGCTTTTTATTGGGTTTTCTTACGTCTTTTTTAAATCGATTTTCTCTAAAGCATAA
- a CDS encoding toxin-antitoxin system YwqK family antitoxin, which produces MKHFIIIYIICTSFIFSNQKKYQKEYYKNGQPKQEGWVLNNNKIDYWKFYYRNGNLKKEGSYKDNLETKYWYFYNENSIKEKEGHFKEGLQNDWWLFYDKKGKVSHKCQLQNNQKNGYCLIYKKGNLIKASKFKNGKKINEWKDFSSFKKENSLSDLR; this is translated from the coding sequence ATGAAACATTTTATTATTATATACATAATATGTACCTCTTTTATATTTTCTAATCAGAAGAAATATCAGAAAGAATATTATAAAAACGGACAACCAAAACAAGAAGGTTGGGTTTTAAATAATAATAAAATTGATTATTGGAAATTTTATTATAGAAATGGTAACTTAAAAAAAGAAGGGTCTTATAAAGATAATTTAGAAACAAAATATTGGTATTTTTACAACGAAAATTCTATTAAAGAAAAAGAAGGACATTTTAAAGAAGGGCTGCAAAATGATTGGTGGTTATTTTATGATAAAAAAGGAAAAGTAAGTCATAAATGTCAATTACAAAACAATCAAAAAAATGGGTATTGTTTAATTTATAAAAAAGGCAATCTCATAAAAGCATCTAAATTTAAAAATGGAAAAAAGATTAATGAATGGAAAGATTTTTCATCTTTTAAAAAAGAGAATTCACTAAGTGATTTACGATAA
- a CDS encoding DUF2797 domain-containing protein, which translates to MKYQGVLKKMSTENLEEIQYYLDMKSDFLNMNQLLNKEITIKFVTYECLNCHLEKKIYRQGFCKSCFFEIPNAADWIMKPELSKAHLDIEDRDLAYEKSVQLKPHIVYLANSSNVKVGVTRKQQVPTRWIDQGAHEAIEIVEVPNRYLAGITEVALKDYVGDKTNWRKMLKNDIEDENLVEWREKLKQYIPDEAKQYFIENNSETHLNFPVLKYPKKPKSLNLIKTPIFTGKLVGIKGQYLIFDDETVFNVRSNEGLVVSIDV; encoded by the coding sequence ATGAAATATCAAGGAGTTTTAAAAAAAATGTCGACTGAAAATTTAGAAGAAATTCAGTATTATTTAGATATGAAATCTGATTTTTTAAATATGAATCAGTTGTTAAACAAAGAGATAACTATTAAATTTGTTACTTACGAATGTTTAAACTGTCATTTAGAGAAGAAAATTTATAGACAAGGTTTTTGTAAATCGTGCTTTTTTGAGATTCCTAATGCAGCAGATTGGATTATGAAACCAGAATTAAGTAAAGCGCATTTAGATATTGAAGATAGAGATTTAGCTTACGAAAAATCGGTACAATTAAAACCTCATATTGTGTATTTGGCAAACTCTAGCAATGTAAAAGTTGGTGTTACTAGAAAACAGCAAGTACCTACAAGATGGATAGATCAAGGAGCGCATGAAGCAATAGAAATTGTAGAGGTGCCAAACAGATATTTAGCCGGAATTACAGAGGTTGCTTTAAAAGATTATGTTGGCGATAAAACAAATTGGCGCAAAATGCTTAAGAATGATATTGAAGATGAAAATTTAGTTGAGTGGAGAGAAAAACTAAAACAATACATTCCTGATGAAGCAAAACAGTATTTTATTGAAAATAATTCTGAAACACATTTAAATTTTCCTGTTTTAAAATATCCAAAGAAACCTAAGAGTTTAAACCTGATAAAAACGCCAATTTTTACAGGTAAATTAGTTGGCATAAAAGGGCAATATTTAATTTTTGATGATGAAACTGTTTTTAATGTAAGAAGTAATGAAGGATTGGTGGTTTCTATTGATGTGTAA
- a CDS encoding glycosyltransferase family 2 protein → MIYDKKPIIKVIIPAYNEQASIAKVINDIPKIVNETIVISNNSTDNTEINAKNAGATVLKETRKGYGFACLKGMDYIANQKVKPEIIVFLDGDYSDYPEQLTELIAPIINDNIDFVIGSRVKELRENGSMTPQQVFGNWLATFLMKLLFRAKFTDLGPFRAIKYDKLLALNMQDKTYGWTVEMQLKALKQKLTYTEILMKYRNRIGVSKVSGTIKGTIFAGIKILGWIFKYSFK, encoded by the coding sequence GTGATTTACGATAAAAAACCGATTATAAAAGTAATTATACCAGCTTATAATGAACAAGCTTCTATAGCAAAAGTTATTAATGACATTCCAAAAATTGTTAATGAAACAATTGTTATCAGCAATAATTCTACAGATAATACAGAAATAAATGCAAAAAATGCTGGTGCAACTGTATTAAAAGAAACAAGAAAAGGATATGGTTTTGCTTGTTTAAAAGGGATGGATTATATTGCTAACCAAAAGGTAAAACCAGAAATTATTGTATTTCTAGATGGCGATTATTCAGATTATCCAGAGCAATTAACAGAACTTATTGCACCAATTATAAATGATAATATAGATTTTGTAATTGGCTCTCGTGTAAAAGAATTACGAGAAAATGGCTCGATGACGCCTCAACAAGTTTTTGGAAATTGGTTAGCAACCTTTTTAATGAAACTGTTATTTAGAGCAAAATTTACAGATCTGGGTCCTTTTAGAGCCATTAAATACGATAAATTATTAGCTTTAAATATGCAAGATAAAACCTACGGATGGACTGTAGAAATGCAATTAAAAGCACTAAAACAAAAATTAACGTACACAGAAATTTTAATGAAATACAGAAACAGAATTGGTGTTTCTAAAGTGTCTGGTACAATAAAAGGTACTATATTTGCAGGAATTAAAATTTTAGGTTGGATTTTTAAATACAGTTTTAAATAA
- a CDS encoding LacI family DNA-binding transcriptional regulator — protein MKKLTIKDIAKEFNVSISTVSKALNDSYEISEATKSKIQKYAKEHNYKPNFNALSLKNRSTKTIGIIIPTMLKYFFAQVFKGIEKAAIERGYKVIACISNESYNKEVEIIEMLSNGSIDGFILSMSKETELKKEFSHFKETIENGTPIVMFDRVAEPIACDKIITDDFNGVLNTVEYLYKTGHKKIAFVSTISNLHMGEQRLLGYKKGLENVGLPYNEDLVVNILDKGYKEYESILTPFYKKNKIDSIITTGESAAVAAMKAGLKSGLEIPKDLAVVAFSNGILARHSSPKMTTISQHGEQMGEMAAKILIDKLEKKHKEIVTRVIKTDLVIRDSTK, from the coding sequence ATGAAGAAGCTTACGATAAAAGATATTGCAAAAGAATTTAATGTTTCCATTTCAACTGTGTCTAAAGCACTGAATGACAGCTATGAAATTAGTGAAGCAACAAAATCAAAAATTCAAAAATATGCCAAAGAGCATAATTACAAACCTAACTTTAATGCATTAAGTTTAAAAAATAGAAGCACCAAAACTATTGGAATTATTATACCAACAATGTTAAAATATTTCTTTGCACAAGTTTTTAAAGGAATAGAAAAAGCAGCGATAGAAAGAGGTTATAAAGTAATTGCTTGTATTTCTAATGAGTCTTATAATAAAGAGGTAGAAATTATTGAAATGCTTTCTAACGGAAGTATCGATGGTTTTATTTTATCAATGTCTAAAGAAACTGAACTTAAAAAAGAATTCAGTCATTTTAAAGAAACGATAGAAAACGGTACTCCTATTGTAATGTTCGATAGAGTTGCAGAACCTATAGCTTGCGATAAAATTATTACTGATGATTTTAATGGTGTATTAAATACCGTTGAATATTTATACAAAACGGGGCATAAAAAAATTGCTTTTGTATCTACTATTAGTAATTTACATATGGGCGAGCAGCGTTTATTAGGATACAAAAAAGGCTTAGAAAATGTTGGTTTACCTTATAATGAAGATCTAGTTGTTAATATTTTAGATAAAGGTTACAAGGAATATGAATCTATTTTGACTCCTTTTTACAAAAAAAATAAAATTGACAGCATAATTACAACTGGAGAATCTGCTGCTGTTGCTGCTATGAAAGCTGGTTTAAAATCTGGTCTTGAAATACCAAAAGATTTAGCTGTAGTTGCTTTTTCTAACGGAATTTTAGCAAGACACTCTAGCCCTAAAATGACAACTATTAGTCAACATGGAGAACAAATGGGAGAAATGGCAGCTAAAATTTTAATTGATAAGTTAGAAAAAAAACATAAAGAAATTGTTACTAGAGTAATAAAAACCGATTTAGTAATTAGAGATTCTACAAAATAA
- a CDS encoding GH3 auxin-responsive promoter family protein, giving the protein MALPIVNSIISWFLKKRVHQIELFLKYPIDVQEELLLKLISTAKRTEFGKEYDFSTIRNYKDFTNKVPIQKYESIEPLIERCRKGEQNLFWPTPIKWFAKSSGTTNAKSKFIPVSDEALEYCHMKAGKDMLCLYINNNEETQLFTGKGLKLGGSSEIYKDNNSYFGDLSAIITENLPFWADYSSAPSQEVALMAEWETKMEAIIDETINEDITSLVGVPSWMLVLLNRVLERTGKDNILEVWPNLEVYFHGGVNFNPYREQYKKLIPKEDFQYYETYNASEGFFAIQDINGSKELLLMLDYGIFYEFIPMTKYKGENSKTIPLSKVKTGIDYALIITTNGGLWRYLIGDTIRFTSLDPFRIMITGRTKHYINVFGEELNIENVEDALKLACEKTEALITDYTVGPIFMKDKKSGGHEWIIEFNKAPENMNYFTEILDNALKSINSDYEAKRYNSLTLAMPKIHVAKDGLFYDWLKHKDKLGGQHKIPRLSNSREFVEELLRL; this is encoded by the coding sequence ATGGCTTTACCCATTGTAAATTCTATAATTTCTTGGTTTTTGAAAAAACGAGTACATCAAATAGAATTATTTTTAAAATATCCTATTGATGTACAAGAAGAACTTTTATTAAAATTAATTTCTACTGCTAAAAGAACTGAATTTGGAAAAGAATATGACTTTTCAACCATCAGAAATTATAAAGATTTTACAAATAAAGTTCCTATTCAGAAATATGAAAGTATAGAGCCCCTAATTGAACGTTGTAGAAAAGGCGAACAAAATTTATTTTGGCCAACGCCAATAAAATGGTTCGCAAAATCTAGCGGAACAACAAATGCTAAAAGTAAATTTATACCTGTTAGTGATGAAGCTTTAGAATATTGCCACATGAAAGCTGGTAAAGACATGTTGTGTTTGTACATTAATAATAATGAAGAAACGCAATTGTTTACTGGTAAAGGTTTAAAATTAGGAGGAAGTTCTGAAATTTACAAAGACAACAATTCTTACTTTGGAGATTTATCTGCAATTATTACAGAAAACCTACCATTTTGGGCAGATTACAGCTCTGCACCAAGTCAAGAAGTTGCATTAATGGCAGAATGGGAAACCAAAATGGAAGCTATTATTGATGAAACTATCAATGAAGATATTACAAGTTTAGTTGGCGTACCAAGTTGGATGTTGGTACTTTTAAACAGAGTTTTAGAAAGAACAGGAAAAGATAATATTTTAGAAGTTTGGCCAAATTTAGAGGTTTATTTTCACGGCGGAGTAAACTTTAATCCTTACAGAGAACAATATAAAAAACTGATTCCAAAAGAAGATTTTCAATATTACGAAACCTATAATGCTTCCGAAGGATTTTTTGCTATTCAAGACATAAATGGTTCTAAAGAATTATTGTTGATGTTAGATTACGGCATATTCTATGAGTTTATTCCGATGACAAAATACAAAGGAGAAAACTCTAAAACGATTCCTTTATCGAAAGTAAAAACAGGTATTGATTATGCTTTAATTATTACTACAAACGGAGGTTTATGGCGCTATTTAATTGGTGATACTATTCGTTTTACCTCTTTAGATCCGTTTAGAATTATGATTACCGGAAGAACAAAACATTATATAAATGTGTTTGGAGAAGAGTTAAATATAGAAAACGTAGAAGATGCATTAAAATTAGCTTGCGAAAAAACTGAAGCCTTAATTACAGATTATACGGTTGGTCCTATTTTTATGAAGGATAAAAAAAGTGGTGGTCATGAATGGATAATTGAATTTAACAAAGCTCCTGAAAACATGAATTATTTTACAGAAATTTTAGACAACGCACTAAAGTCTATAAATTCTGATTATGAAGCAAAACGCTACAATTCTTTAACACTTGCAATGCCTAAAATTCATGTTGCTAAAGATGGTTTATTTTATGATTGGTTAAAGCATAAAGATAAATTAGGAGGACAACATAAAATACCTAGACTATCTAATTCTAGAGAATTTGTAGAGGAATTATTAAGGTTATAA
- a CDS encoding HAD family hydrolase — translation MIDFSKVKLVVSDMDGTLLNSEGKVSSQFFTLFKELQKHNINFCAASGRQYNSIVHKLSAIKNEIHVIAENGAIAKKGNKTLLTNSLASEKITKIIPALRNIKKANIVLCSQNAAFIESTDQHFISMFQEYYSSFQIVDDLLEIAKTIPVLKIAIYHFDSSEEFIYPAIKHLKNDYLLKISGQNWLDISDEKANKGNALREVQKLLKVTKEETMVFGDYHNDIEMMQEANFSFAMKNAHKDIKELANYETESNDNFGVEKILEKLIKSK, via the coding sequence ATGATTGATTTTTCTAAAGTAAAGCTTGTAGTTTCTGATATGGACGGAACTTTACTAAACTCAGAAGGTAAAGTAAGTTCGCAATTTTTTACACTTTTTAAAGAATTACAAAAACATAATATTAATTTTTGTGCTGCAAGCGGAAGACAATACAATAGTATTGTGCATAAATTATCTGCTATAAAAAATGAAATTCATGTAATTGCAGAAAATGGTGCAATTGCTAAAAAAGGCAATAAAACTCTTCTAACAAACTCTTTAGCATCAGAAAAAATTACTAAAATTATTCCTGCTTTAAGAAATATTAAAAAAGCAAATATTGTTTTGTGTTCGCAAAATGCTGCTTTTATAGAAAGTACTGATCAGCATTTTATTTCAATGTTTCAAGAATATTATAGTAGCTTTCAAATTGTTGATGATTTATTGGAAATTGCAAAAACAATTCCTGTTTTAAAGATTGCTATTTATCATTTTGATTCTTCAGAAGAGTTTATTTATCCAGCAATAAAACATTTAAAAAATGATTATTTACTAAAAATTTCTGGACAAAATTGGCTAGATATTTCTGATGAAAAAGCCAACAAAGGAAATGCTTTAAGAGAAGTTCAAAAACTTTTAAAAGTTACTAAAGAAGAAACAATGGTTTTTGGTGATTATCATAATGATATCGAAATGATGCAAGAAGCCAACTTTAGTTTTGCAATGAAAAATGCGCACAAAGACATTAAAGAATTGGCAAATTATGAAACAGAAAGCAATGATAACTTTGGTGTTGAAAAGATTTTAGAAAAACTAATTAAAAGTAAATAG